acttcaataaataaataaataaataaaagaagaataaagcatGGCTGCTTTTTAGGGTGCAGGCTAGACTCTCTGCCTGACCCTTTGGTTTGGCCGTCAGAAGCAGGAATTCAGCTGCCAGGAAGCTCAAAGAATGGACTTCCCATGACTCTTACAATTTGAGGACTGTTTGCAAATCATTACACTGGCCATTTGATGTTAAAATGAACTGGACATGGTAAGGATTTCCGGGGCTCTGGTGGCCATGTGTTCCTTTGAAGTGCTTCGGTGGGTCCACAAAGAATTGCAAAGGTCTTTACTACAGCAATTGTGGTAGGACAGGGTCTCACAGCTTGAGGAAAGCCCCTAACCACAGCACTCTTCAGAGACTCCCCATGAAGCCAGGAGACCAACTGCTTACTCAAATATAGAAAGACACCTTGTCTTGGGGTAGGGGAGGGGGGCATTCAATTCTGTAAAAATGCAAGTTCTCCCCCAAATTATGgataattattattatccatAATGGTAAAATGGTAATGAAAtaccaatcaaaattccaaagacTTTTTTAGGGGGAGTGGAAGGTGTGGAAGGGACCTGACAAATTCATTCTAATATCCATCTGGAGATttaaaaacaactcaaatgttcAATAATGGGGGATTAATTAATTAGatgaaacaaataattattaCTAACTTTGGGCATAATAAATGCGTTTTACATAAGCAATCATACtcaatcctaaaaaaaataaaaaatacaagtataATTTTCACTTTGCGGGCAGGGTAGTAGAGTTCTACTGATGAGGTAACTATCCCAAGATCACCCATTTGATAAAAAACAGAGTCAAGTACTGGGGTGTAACTCGGTAGAACACATGCTTACttatgtgaggccctgtgttccatcctcagtaccaaaacaacacaacaaaacaaaacaaaaagaaaaagaaaattagaaccCAAATGAAGTGAACCTTAGAACTCTTGTCTTCATCATTGCTATTCATGCAGTGTACTAATATAGTTCCTAAAAAGAAAtgtgatcaaatttatttttactgcCAAAACAATATGTCTATCATGCATTATTGGGAATGGAGTAGATTAATGAACATCTTGTAGAgtttgttatcatttttttttgtaaaaaggatAGGTAATATCTTTAgaaaagagtgagaaagagatATAACAAAAAGTTAGTATGTGTTTTTCTGAGGGAGAGTCTGAGGTTACTGAAGagtttagttttctatttttcaataCAGCATCAATTTTTAATTATCAGAGGatgttgcttttaaaatcagataAAGAACTTGGAAGTTCAGCCGGGCACCGTGgcgcatgcctgttatcccagtgtgactcagaaggctaaggcaggaggatggcaagttcaaggccagcctcagccacttagcaagaccctcatcagcttagcaagaccctgtttcaaaataataattaaaaaaaaaggactggggttgaagctcagtgataaaatgcccctgggttcaatttccagtaccaaaaaatatatataagataaaataacTTGAAATTCTAAGAGATTAGTTCCTTGCCCAGGGTCCAAAGTTAAGAAGTGGGAGAGCAAGTTTCCAGCTTGAGTGTTAGCTCTCCTAACTTGGACTTCTTCTTACCCAGGACTCTTCTTCCCTGTTCCATTTGCCCTCAGGGATGGGGTCCACAATTTTAGCCAATCATTGGCCTTGTTTTCCAACCTATAGAAATTaccattttaaacttttttcactAATACCTAACTTACATCTTATATTTTTGCCAATTCTATAAAACATCTGGTTGAGTTAAAGAAGGCTTTATATGATTTCTGCTGTGACATCAGGGTCACCCTATTCCTCTGTCTTCTTAAAGTGCACAATCAGTAGACCTGCTACCATATTTACTTGATACAGGTATAGGGGAGCTTCCCAGGCAAAAATATTTTGGGTGAAATGAAGGTGCCACAGTACATCTGGTTGTTGGGCAATGGCGCTGTAGATACCCAACTATTATGTCACAGTGCTAACTGTGCAGTGTGAACCATTTACCCTGTACCGACTATGTACCTGGCACCATGCTAAGCTCCTCATAAGCAGCCACTTTAATCTTACAACAACCCTTCTAAATAGGTGCCACTTTTTATCTACATTTTGCAGAATAGACTGAAGgttaaattattttcccaaggtcacatagaACATAAACAACAGAGGCAGAATTCAAATCCAGGTAGAGACCTGGTCCTCAACCCTCAGAGTTAAAACCAAACTTCAAATACAGTTGTCAATTCTCAGCACTTGATGTCAGATCTTCTCTGACACCCTGTTTTAAGTGAGGCCTGGAACTCAACTCTTGGCTGACTATTTTAAAGTGTGAAGGTAAAGAATATTTTCCTGTCCTATTTCAAAAACTCTGATCTCCAGAGTCATTTCCAGTGGTTTCAGGGACAGTCTGATGAATGAACCAAGTATCTGTGCATAAATCTGTACTTTAGAGATGTCTTTTCCACTGACCCATGTGTTTTGGACCTAGGGGGATGGCGTTGCCGACTGCAGAGGGCAGAACCTTGCTTCAGTGCCCAGCAGCCTCCCGTCCCACTCACAGACACTCATCCTGGACGCCAACCCTCTCAAGACCCTGTGGAATCATTCCCTCCAGCCGTACCCTCTTCTGGAGAACCTCAGCCTGCACAGCTGCCACCTGGGACTCATCGGCCTTGATGCCTTCCAGGGGCAAGGCCACCTGCACAATCTGGCTCTGGCTGACAACTGCCTCTCTGAGAACTACAAGGAGACAGCAGCTGCTCTCCACACCCTGCCAGATCTGCGGAGGCTCGACTTGTCAGGAAACTCCCTAACGGAAGACATGGCAGCCCTCATGCTGCAGAACCTCTCTTCACTGGAGGCTGTGTCCCTGGCGAGGAACACCCTGATGAGGCTTGATGACTGTGTCTTTGAGGGCCTGGAGCACCTCAGGGAACTGGATTTGCAAAGGAACTACATCTTTGAGATTGAGGGTGGTGCTTTTGATGGCTTGACTGAGCTTAGACGCCTCAACTTGGCCTACAACAACCTCCCCTGCATTGTGGACTTTGGTCTCACGCAGCTACAGTTTCTAAACATCAGCTACAATGCCCTGGAATGGTTCCTGGCTGCCAAGGAGGAGGCTGCCTTTGAGCTGGAGACGCTGGACCTGTCTCACAACCAACTGCTGTTCTTCCCTCTCCTACCCCAGTGCAGTAAGTTGCATACTCTCCTGCTACGGGACAACAACATGGGCTTCTACAGGGACTTGTACAATACCTCGTCACCACAGGAGATGGTGGCCCAGTTCCTCCTTGTGGACGGCAACGTGACCAACATCACCACTGTCAGCCTCTGGGAAGAGTTTGCCTCCAGTGACCTGGCAGCTCTTCACTTCCTGGACATGAGCCAGAACCAGTTCCAGTACCTGCCAGATGGCTTCTTAAAGAAAAtgccctccctctcccacctGAACCTCAACCAGAATTGCCTGATGATGCTCCACATCCGGGAGCATGAGCCCCTAGCCGCACTTACAGAACTAGACCTGAGCCACAACCAGCTCTCAGAGCTGCACTTGGCTCCAGGGCTTACAGGCTGCCTAAGGAGCCTCCGCTTGTTTAACCTGAGCTCCAACCAGCTCCAAGGTGTCCCTATTGGCCTTTTTGCCAATGCCAGTAACATCACTACAATTGACATGAGCCATAATCAGGTCTTACTTTGTCCCCAGCCAGCTCCCTTAGATAGGGCAGGACCCTCCAGCTGTGTGGATTTCAGAAATATGACATCTTTAAGGAGCCTCTCTCTGGAGGGCTGTGGGTTAGGGGCATTACAAGACTGTCCATTCCAAGGGACGGCCCTCACTCACTTAGACCTATCCAGCAACTGGGGGATTCTGAATGGAAGCATTGCCCCTCTCCAGGATATTGCCCGCACCTTACAGGTCCTATCTCTCAGGAACGTGGGCCTCAATTCTGGCTTCACAGAATTGGACTTTTCTGGATTTGGGAATCTGAGGGACTTGGATCTGTCAGGAAATTTCTTGACTAGCTTCCCGAGGTTCAGGAGCAGCTTGGCTCTGCAGACCCTGGATCTCCGTAGAAACTCTCTCACTGCCCTTCCTCAGAGGGCTGTGTCTGAGCAGCTCCTGAGGAGTCTGCAGACCATCTACCTCAGTCAGAATCCATATGACTGCTGTGGAGTGGAGGGATGGGGGGCCCTGCAGCACCTAAAGAGTGTCGCCGACTTGGCCATGGTCACTTGCAACCTCTCCTCCAAGGTCATTCGTGTGCTGGAGCTGCCAGGCGGCGTGCCTCAGGACTGCAAGTGGGAGCGGGTAGACATGGGCCTGCTCTACCTTGTGCTTATTCTCCCCAGCTGCCTCACCCTATTGGTGGCCTGCACTGTGATCTTCCTCACTTTTAAGAAGCCTTTGCTTCAGGTAATCAAGAGCCGCTGCCACTGGTCCTCCATATACTGACCTGGTGACATACCAGGTTAGAAATTTGGTCTGTTCAACTTTCTCTGCTGGATTTTAAGATCTGCTGCAgaggtcaggtgtggtggtgtatgtctgtaatctcagtggctcaggaggccaagacaggagcattgcaagttcaaagccagcctcagcaacttagcgaggccctaagcaactcagtgagaccctgtctctaaataaaatacaaaaagagctggggatatggttcaatggttaagcattcTGTGATTCAATCCCCGAAAAATCTGCTGCAGAGGCCAAGTCTGATGAGTTgaggtttaaattaaaaaatttaaatatcttcatCCTTTAGTCCCTCCAAGTCCTTCCTCCACCCTTGTGATTCATCCTCATCAtccagataaaatatttattaagtgacatactatgaaaataaaagacaacgtgtctcaaatattttttaaatgaaacacagcttgccttttttttctttttctgatgttCTTTTGTGTATTTTCCCATTATTGTTTTTCAGTTCCTTTCCCTTGGTGACATCCATGGAGATAAAAGAGTAGCAATCCAGTGCTACTCTACAGCAAGCACACCTCTGAGACCTTGTCCTAGGGAGGGTGAGAATCAGTGCCCTGGGGATTCGGCAAGGACAATGATTTCCAGGCACAGCTGGAGGGTCTGGCATGAGACAAGTCTCACCCCTGATGTTGGCCCTGTTGCCACTGCGATGAGAAAGGGCCTGTGGCAGGGCCTCTCCAGGGGCCTCCGATTCATATCTAGAGTCTCTGGCAGATGAACATGACCTTTCTATGGAAAAGCTAAAGAGAACAATAACTGTGCTTAGAGTTTCTCCAGTCAGTAAACTGAGCACTAGGAACAGTTTTTGTTCTGAGGGAAAgtaaagagaaatgcaaaaaggCGTGAAGTGTGCTCATACTCTTCAAGAGGATCATGAATAACTTCTTAGCCAGTGTTCAGCATCTGTACTCACATCCTCTCTCCCTCCATtccttcagtgaatggtgaacaAGTCCTGAGCTCCTTTCTAGGAAAAGATAATAAAGACACAGCCCCTGTCTTTTTGGTAGTTGAGAATTCACACtatctttgaacttttttttttatctctactTATTAATCTTAAAGGGGTTTAACTGCAGTGTGGAAGAGGGAAACTGAGAGAGGACAGAACCCCCACAAACTGATTTCTATTACTGTGTAAACTAAATGTcagaaatcaaagaggaaaaaaaaagtggcattacTTTAACAAGCAGAAACTTCCCAAGGGAAGTTTACTGTCCTAGGTCATTTCATTCTGTGAAATGGCAGTCCTTAGATAGCATTAGATTTTGCCCTTACAGTAACCCCACGTTTCCTATCAACGTTtccatcctgggctggggatgtggctcaagcggtagcgcgcttgcctggcatgcgtgcggcccgggttcgatcctcagcaccacataccaacaaagatgttgtgtccgccgagaactaaaaaataaatattgaaaattctctctctctctctcctctctcactctcttttaaaaaaaaaaaaaatgtttccatccTATAGTGGCCCCATCCAGTGCCATGGCTGTACCTCAGGTCGCCTTTGGCCAGTCCATCTTGGCAAGCTCCATCAGCCAATGCCCATAAGACCAaactttcctgatttcttcctacATGAACAAAATCCTTTGCCTGGAGCCCTGCTATTTCCCAAAGGGACAATTAGCTTCTTAGACAAGTGAATCTATCTGTAACTGATTTTGAGTTAATGTTTCACCCTTTGTATCAGTCAGTGTTCCCAGTTTCTTGCAACTGAAGATGATCCTGTCTGATTTAAGCAGCATGGGGATTTAATACAAGGATGCTGGGAAACTCTAATCTCTCTGGAAaggctgaggatgaggctcagaAAATGGGTAGGGATAGGGGATGCCACCCAGCAGTTGGAATCTCAGCCCACACTATGTCAAAAACAATCATTATGAGAACATTGCTGTAACCACTCTTTAATATTGGACACCATGGTTTGCATGGCTGTCACCACTGAAGGATTGCTACCACTGCTGCCACCCACTGTAGAAAATAAATGCCCCCAAATTCTGTTGTGTCACTCATTAGCTAATGCACAATCTGGAGAAAGTGTATGGTCATTTGACCTTAGGTCCTGTGCCCCTGCCTGGCTCCTGGAAGAACTGGCACAGCACATGCTGTACCCCTCAGTGACGTGTTTATGATAGCTGGGCTCTGCTTCCTGCAAATACTCATAAGGGACAGAGTTATCAAAACAAAGAAGGGAAGCAAGATGTTGAGCAGACAAAAAGAATAACAAGCACCATGCCCTTTTAAACAGCATATACATTTTAGCAGAGGACTTCTGGAAACAAATTCATCATATAAAGGAATGACTCTAATGATGGAAAGTTAAGACAGAAACTCAGGTCTGCTGGAGAGATTATCTCTGGGGTATAGAAGGCCCTTCAAAGTTATTCAAGTGGCACCACATAGACCACCCACCTTTCCTGCTCTTAGGGCCCTGCCTAGCAGGGTCTTAGACTGAGAAATTAGGACAGAGCCCTACCTCTGCTGGTGATAGTGACTT
This window of the Ictidomys tridecemlineatus isolate mIctTri1 chromosome 3, mIctTri1.hap1, whole genome shotgun sequence genome carries:
- the Nrros gene encoding transforming growth factor beta activator LRRC33, which codes for MPQREGSPAPRLAALEEEAEPGRRCAPRSHLGLREPAALEMELLPLWLCLGFHFLTMKWKNGSGMAMVASQGGCKLGDGVADCRGQNLASVPSSLPSHSQTLILDANPLKTLWNHSLQPYPLLENLSLHSCHLGLIGLDAFQGQGHLHNLALADNCLSENYKETAAALHTLPDLRRLDLSGNSLTEDMAALMLQNLSSLEAVSLARNTLMRLDDCVFEGLEHLRELDLQRNYIFEIEGGAFDGLTELRRLNLAYNNLPCIVDFGLTQLQFLNISYNALEWFLAAKEEAAFELETLDLSHNQLLFFPLLPQCSKLHTLLLRDNNMGFYRDLYNTSSPQEMVAQFLLVDGNVTNITTVSLWEEFASSDLAALHFLDMSQNQFQYLPDGFLKKMPSLSHLNLNQNCLMMLHIREHEPLAALTELDLSHNQLSELHLAPGLTGCLRSLRLFNLSSNQLQGVPIGLFANASNITTIDMSHNQVLLCPQPAPLDRAGPSSCVDFRNMTSLRSLSLEGCGLGALQDCPFQGTALTHLDLSSNWGILNGSIAPLQDIARTLQVLSLRNVGLNSGFTELDFSGFGNLRDLDLSGNFLTSFPRFRSSLALQTLDLRRNSLTALPQRAVSEQLLRSLQTIYLSQNPYDCCGVEGWGALQHLKSVADLAMVTCNLSSKVIRVLELPGGVPQDCKWERVDMGLLYLVLILPSCLTLLVACTVIFLTFKKPLLQVIKSRCHWSSIY